The genome window gggatagcaaagaggcatcttactatacttcttgcgctcatggcgcttagaagcgacggatgactcggagcttgatgtggagggtgacgaagagtcggtctcgtagtagacgacctttttcatcttcttcttcttgtcacctttccgatgcgacttaatggaggaagaggattcctccttgtgtttgttgccggactcccttgagagagtcctccccgagcttgtggACTTGTCACCGGTCATAATCTCCCTCTTAACGTGatatcccgacatcacttcaaattgttagactctaatgaaacaccgagctttgataccaattgaaagtcgtctagaggtggggggtgaataggcgaaacctgaattttaaaactttaagcacacactacaagccaggggttagcgttagaattaaattcaagtcggaacaagagggaaaacaaatcaaccaagaaataaggcgagtgaacacgatgatttgttttaccgaggtttggttccaaagaacctagtccccgttgaggaggtcacaaagaccgggtctatttcaaccctttcactctctcaaacggtcacttagaccgagtgagccttcttccttaatctcacgggtcactaagacgccgcaaggaccaccacactcttggtgtctcttgcctcgcttacaaagcacttcagaataagaatgggaaaataaGAAAGGCAAtcaaagcgacaagaactcaaatgaacacaaaaatctgtctctcacaagccactaagtgtttggaatgaatttgggacttggagaggatttaatcTTTTGTATtgcgtcttggagtgaatgctagagctcttatattgaatgtgatcttcagaaaacttggataccaaaagatgtggtggttggggggtatttatagccccaaccacttgggtagccgttggggagacttctagcgatgggcgcaccggacagtccggtgcgccaccggacacatactgtgcactgtccgctgcgctgccacatcacccaaccgttagggttcaaaGTGAAGtctaccgttggagctttgtcttcttgcggcatcggacagttcggtgccacaccggacagtccgatgccctctGACTTCGTGGCTCTGACTTCTTCCGCggcactgtagctcactgttaccgctgtcagagtcgaccgttgcgcgcaggtagccgttgctccactagcacaccggatagtccggtgaattatagtggagggcACCGTTGAATTCTTGAGAGTGGCTGCTTCGGAGTGTACGAccctgatgcaccggacactgaccggacagtccggtgcgccatttttcagcacactcgattccttttgctcctttcgaattgggtccctaacttgatgcttttattggtttgtgttgaaccttatgcacctgtaatacatgaattctagacaaactagttagtcctagtgtttgtattgacgatcaaccaccaaaattaattataggaaaaggttaaccctatttcccttttaccAGGTCCGGGCGTCTATAAAAGAAGACCCGAAGTGCTAGGGTTTAGTTTTTCACGCCCCATTCCGATTAATTAGGGACGACGCCCACCCAGGCGTGTACGACGGTGGCGATTGCCCGACAGCGCGCGCGGCGGTGAACCCCTGGCCGGTGGCTACGGTGGCCATGGCTCCCCGACCTGGACGCACGGTGACTGTGGTTCCACGATCCGGAGTAGTAGTGGTGGTTCCCAGGTCGGATGTAAGGAGATCCTAATTTGGAGTTTTAAGGAGGCTAAATATAAAGAGCTGTTAGAAATGCTCTTAGAGTTGACATATATTGTTTATTTTTATGTAATTATTGTACACTAATATTTATCGAATAATTTGTACGTAGTCGCAACACACAGACATATACCTAGTTAGTATATGAATCCATAATTCCATATGCCTTCTATGGATGCCTTTAGCCGCCGTTTGTAATTTCTAATTTGCAACCATATGTGTTTGTTCAAATGACGCCAAGGTAAGAAGTAACACATGACTTGCAGCTCGCAATTGGAATagaggtgctgtttggttcagaCGTTGTTAAGGGAAATGATAATGAGATCTCTTACCGGTGGTAATGGTTATTGGTTATAATTAGATTTAATAATAGTAcataggtgctgtttggttcaaacGTTGTTAAAGGAATAGTAATGAGATCTCTTACCGGTGGTAATGGTTACCAGTTATAATTGGATTTGATAGTAGTACATAGTATTACTAGAAAGAGTTCAACCAAACAAAAGTATCGGTATCCATTACCCTATGTAATCCATTTACGTTATATTTCAGCGAACCAAACGCCACCATAGTATTACTAGAAAGAGCTCAACCAAACAAAAGTATCGATATCCATTACCTAGGTAATCCATTTACGTTATATTTCAGCcgaaccaaacaccaccaaaatAACTTCTTCTTGATGtttatttttctttcttttttcatgTCATTTTATTTTGGACGCTGTAGCTTGCGTGAGAATATAGGAAAGCATCGCCTCATCTGTATTTGGTTTCATAGGGTGCAGAGTTCACGCCATCACAGGGCAATGATAAGAAAAGGAGTTGGGATTTGGACCGGTCCAATGTCATCCCATATATAATTTATCATATGCCATTGGTGACTGATGAGTGTCCAGTATTTTTAAACGCGACCCCCGCTAGTCTCatttatctctactaactattaagaccctactgtagactgcccccgcctccctacacccgcccgcgcgcccgccgcgaaCCGCCCGCCCGCGTGCCGCAATTCTCGCCCGCCCTCCGCAATCCGCCCTCCGCGAACGGCCTCTCCCCGCGCCTCCGCTCCTACGGCCCCGTCCTCGCGGCGTTCCGGCGTGCATCTGAGACCCGCCTCGCCGCAGCGCTCTTGAGACCCGCGCAGATCTAACGAACGCTTGTCTCTCGCGTCGTTGCCGGTGCAGATGTGGACGATTTCTGCAGCTTGTGCGACCCAGGTGAGTGATATCGATCTGTGGCGAGCTCTTCGCGTGCGTAGAGTGGTGGACCCGGGCGGAGAATGAGTGGATCGCCGTTTCCTTTTCCTGCATGCAGATAAGGAGAATTTGTGCCTCTACGGCCTTCCCAACGGGAGCTGGGAGGTGTCGCCGCCGGCGGAGGAGGTTCCTCCGGAGTTGCCCGAGCCGGCGCTCGGCATCAACTTTGCGCGCGACGGCATGCTGCGCCGCGACTGGCTCACACTCGTCGCCGTCCACTCTGACTCGTGGCTCATCTCTGTCGTATTCTTCTGTGACTCGTGGGTCATTTTCATGCATGTGGTTCTTGCCAATGCAGCTGCTCTCAGATTTGAAATGCACAAGTGCGTACTTACCTTGCATGCACAGGATGACATCAGTGGACAGGAAACTAACTGACTACTCGTTCTCTTGTCTAACTATACAGACTTACGGAGGTGGTTAAAGCTAACGAAAAAATGTTGATTGCAGCAGGAAACTTTGTTATACCCTTCTATAAACACAACACCTTCCATGAATCACAAACAAACATGAAGAATCAATTGATCAGTGCGGTCTAATAGAAAGAAAATAGTTGCATCAAAATTAATTAGGGCTCTAATGATAGCTATTTCTAATTGTTTCAGTTATGTTATTACTTAGTTCTCTATATTTCCTATTTGTTTCAGTGGATCAAAATTTTGGTATGTAATCCCATTTTTTCTATTAGATCCTTACTTACTATTTTAAAGACAGCTAGCTATATACTATTTCAAAGTTTTATGTGTTCTTTGAAAACAACTATCAATACATTTGTATGTAATAATGGATCTTTAAAGTTTCATAGTTCTATCAGTGTGACTATGCTCCCTTGTAATTGTTACATGCACCCTATACGAGCGGGGGGAAGAGGGGGAGCGAGGGGGAGCAGCGATGGTGGAGGAATTTGTGGTCCAGACGGAAACAGAATTGGGGGGCAGATCTTCATGTTTCCAAACTACTTTCCTTTAGACAAATAGAACAATAATAAACTAATATATGCCCATTGATTTAGAAGAAATAACTCTATCCTCAATTCCATTTTGCAGGCTAGAATAGTAGGTGGGACAGACACTGATGGGACACCTATTATTGCAGTGATTGCAAAGTTCATGGATATATTAACTACTGGACTTGTTACAACCCCATTATCTTGCAACACTAAATTACATTGAGTTTTTGAAGATTGGGAATTTGTGACCTCATATCTTGAATTTATTTGGTTCTGATGAGGTTCATGGTTTACCTATGTAGATTCAGAAGTGTATCTAGCTGAAAAGATGGACAGATACCTGGGAGACAACTGGAAGAGCTTTACCAGTAGGAATTGTTTGATTGTTCTATAGTTTTCATCTGTCATCTAGGCTGGGCCCCTTATCATCATATCTATTGTTAGTGTGGTTGGTAAAAAATATGGATTACCCTTATATTAAGGTTTATTTGCAATTTAGCTTATATATGTTGTTTATCTTTCTACTCTTTGATCATTCCAGATTAGCAACCTCATTGCCTTATGTCGATTACTGGTGAAATGGAAAAGAGTATATAATTTTACCATATGTTATTTTTAGCTTAAAGAGCTAGAGAAAATGGGTCCTAAAAAGGGAGTGATTAGTCAGTCTGTGAAAGATGTGGTGCAAGGCCTGGTGGATGATGATCTTGTCTAGAAGGACAAAATATTTTTTTGACATTGTGTTAATTTATTAGTGATTCAAAAATAATTTCTTGTATTACCCAACAGCTTGCTCTTGCATATAACCGAACCTTTATATATATTGTCTGTGCTACAAACAAATATATTTTGTTCATAACCTTTTCGTCTCTAACTCCTAGCCTATAATAGTTTTCTTGCAGGTGTACTTTTGGAGTCTTCCAAGTTGTGCTGGAACCAGGTACTGTCATGACTTATTCCTCTCAAATCTTCTTTCCTTGGATACTTTGATGAATTGGTGATTGATAAGTTGCTGATCTTAACTAATAACTAACAATAAGATACAACACCAAGAAACAACACCTTTGTTCTATGGTTTTCGGATGATGGGTAGTATAGGACATTAACTGTGGGCTTTCTTGCTAAGTGCATTACGGATGAAACAGAGCACTTCCTATTGAAGGAGGATAAGATCATAGACATATATGGCTACCCTTGTGTCTGATCTTGATTTGTGGCTTTTGTTGATTTTTAAATCTAAGTTACTACTACTTGCTTAGAACTAGAGGGCTTTGTTATTGTTGTTGTAATACGCTGAGAAAAATGCACACCACACTAAAACTCTATAGAAAAGTTTATAATTTTGTGATGAACTTTGGATCTATAAAGCAAGCATACGGTAGAAAAAATGGGACTCTAGCATTATATATATTAGTTAGTTCACATTCTAGATTTATATTTCTTTTTAATTCTAACAGACAATAGATTCGAGGTACTCTGACAATTTGATTTTATGATGATTTGCTTTAGTTCCTTTGGTGGGCTGCTTTAC of Zea mays cultivar B73 chromosome 8, Zm-B73-REFERENCE-NAM-5.0, whole genome shotgun sequence contains these proteins:
- the LOC103636750 gene encoding PHD finger protein ALFIN-LIKE 3, whose amino-acid sequence is TLVSRVVAGADVDDFCSLCDPDKENLCLYGLPNGSWEVSPPAEEVPPELPEPALGINFARDGMLRRDWLTLVAVHSDSWLISVVFFCDSWVIFMHVVLANAAALRFEMHKCVLTLHAQDDISGQETN